The sequence GTCTATGCAATAATAGTTATAAGCTTTTGGCAAAGATTTTAGCGAATCGATTGAAGGTTATCCTTCCAAATATCATTTCTTCACACCAGAATGCTTTCGTTCCCCACCGTCAGATCCAAGATAATGTTCTTCTGGCTCATGAGGCATTCCATCACTTGcgattaaaaaaatcaatatgtAAGTTTGAGTTGGGCCTGAAACTGGATATGAATAAAGCATATGACCGTATTGAGTGGGATTTTTTGCAGGCTATGATGTACAAGATGGGATTTAATGACCAATGGGTTTCTCTGATTATGAGGTGTGTGAGCTCCGTTTCATTTGCTGTGATGTTAAATGGAAAAGTTGGGTCTCAGTTTTGCCCTTCTAGGGGTCTCCGTCAGGGTGACCCACTTTCTCCTTACCTGTTTCTGCTTGTTAGTGAGGCTTTATCTAATATGATCAGTTACAACAGCTCTTTGGGTCAGCTTCAAGGAATTTATCTGCATAATCGTTGTCCTATGTTGACCCACTTGTTCTTTGCTGATGattctattttctttctagCTGCTACAAATCATAATTGTGTTGTGATGGAGGAAATATTGTTTGATTATTGTTTGGCTTCTGGGCAATTAATCAATCTTGATAaatctaatatttttttcagcCCTAATACCCCTTTATGGGTTAGAAAGGATTTATGTTGGATTTTTGGGATCAAAGAAGCAGACAATCCTGGGAATTATCTAGGTTTACCTACTATTTGGGGAAGGTCTAAGAAAGAGGctcttaattatattaaaGAGCGCATTTTGGGGAAAGTCCAAGGTTGGAAGCAAAAACATTTATCACAAGCTGGTAAGGAGACTTTGATAAAGGCTGTTCTGTTTGCTATCCCTTCTTACCCCATGTCGTGTTTCAAACTTCCAATTACTCTATGTCGCGAAATTGATTCACTTATTGCTAATTTCTGGTGGGGTAATAATTCAGTAGGGGGGAATAAAATTCATTGGAAGCGTTGGGAGCTGATGGGTTTATCTAAGGCAGCTGGAGGGATGGGGTTCAAAAACCTAGGTTATTTCAATGATGCTATGCTTGCTAGGCAAGCCTGGAGGATTATTTGCAACCCGGGTGCCTTATGGGTCCAAATTCTTAAAGGTTTATATTTTCCTGATTGCAGCTTTTTGGAGGCTCAAAAAGGAGGCCGTGCTTCGTGGGCTTGGTCAAGCATTCTAGTGGGACGGGATATCATTCTTTCTGGAGCTCATTGGCAGATTCTAAATGGATCTTCTACCTCAATTTGGGCTGATAAATGGATCCCAGGTATCCCAGGTGGTTATTTGCGACCTTGTCTCCCTGTTCCTGTGGATGCTCCTGTCAAGGTGTGTGAGTTAATTGATTGGAATCATGGAGTTTGGAATTTGTTACCCATTGCTCATCTTATCTCCCAACATGAGCTTAATGCTATTTCGGCTATTCCGATCGGGGGGTCTGTTTCTGGTGACCGGCTGGTTTGGCCATGGGTCAAGTCCGGTAACTTTACTGTGAAGTCGGGCTATAATTGGATTGTGAATCAAAACATCAGGTGTCCCTTGGCTAATGCTCAATCTTCACATACCATTTCTCTTGATACTTGGAAGATCATTTGGGAGTCCAAAACCCTTCCGAAAGTGAAACAGTTTCTTTGGCGAGCGGTCTCTAATATTCTCCCTTCCTTCTTAAATCTCTATAAGCGTAGGTTGTCCACTTCGCATTTATGTCCTATTTGTTTGGAGAGTCCTGAATCAATTGAACATATGCTGGTCCTTTGTCCTTGGACAGCGTGTGTTTGGTTTGGAAGTGCAATTGGCTATCGCGTGGATTTGCAAAATTTTACTTCTTTGGATAGATGGTTGGGCAGTCTCTTGAGAGGGGAGAGTATGTTTTCACCCAATTCTAGGTGGATTTTGTCAGTTGTTGCTTTCACTTGTTGGCATATTTGGAAGGCTCGATGTAAATTTGTTTACAATGATATCCCAATTGTGCCTGCAGCTACTAGATCTCGTGCTTGTTTGGCTGTGTCGGAATTTTGGAATGTTACCAAGAAGCCAGTTCTTGGGTCTGTGGGTATGCCTATTCAGATTTCTTCTCCTCATCCTTCTCATTGGCTACCCCCCATTTCTTCTTATGTTAAGATTAATACTGATGGTTCTTGGAAGTCTGGTTCTGCTATGGCTGGAGTTGGAGTTATTATTCGGAAGATTGCTGGTTCTTGTATTGGGGGTCTTGCTGCTCAGGTGCGGGCCCAATCTCCACTTATGGCTGAAGTTTTGGCCCTGAAACATGGTCTTTTGAGAGCTAAAGAGTTGAATTTGGTTAATGTTGTGGTGGAATCTGATTCTCAAGTGGCTATTAATTCTGTTCTGGGGGATGTTTCTTCCTCTAATTGGGAGTTGTATCCTATCCTTAAGGATATTAGGTTTCTTAAAGCCTCTTTCACAAATCTGAATTGGGCATGGGTGCCCCGTGAAGCGAACCGGTCTGCGGATGCCGTTGCCTCGCTTGCCAGGAAGGGGATGTGCTTGGAGTCGTGGCTTGTGCGACCTCCATCCTTTCTAGTTCATATTTTATCTCGGGATGGTCTTCCTTGCCCTCCGCCTGGTGCTTAATCTTTTGTTGTGTGGCTTTTcgtttgttttgttcttttggctTGTTTTTAGTTCTTTAGTTTGGTGTGTTTGTgctgtttgtttggttgggtTTGGCTTCCCTTTGGGCCTTTGCCGGTTGGCTTTTATGATATCTTTGttgaccaacaaaaaaaaaaaaaaatacaagaagaaTAGTTCTTCATGCAAATAATCTTCTTTAGCATCATTTCATGTTGATGTAGCTGTGgaaacctaattaaatcaaaattcttggtcaaataattcctttcaTTTGGGgcttatttgacctaattgggaattattcaatttaattggggattacccaattaaatagaatattacCTAATTGGGTcgagaattgatttgattcctactccaattcccaattaaatgaggtgttacctaattaaattaggaattgagttgatacctaccacaattatcaaatccctaattaatcaaatcaattccaaatcggggaggaataattcctttccatctacggaattattcctctgaaaccctagccttcgagaccactataaaaggaTGGCCACACACAAAGGTTAAGGTACGTCTAAATTTCTACTGAAACTCTGCAGaaataatttctcaaaaaccctagccacctcctcactttctctctctcacacaaggcttcggccaccacacacagctccggccacccggttttccttgaaaCACCCTacctgacttaggcatcggagggcctttggccaacaccccctgggtgtggtccttttactccgatctgttttgcagggagacaaagaggcggagaagacgaatGAATCTTGGGCGAATATTCGCGTGGGAAAATTTGCTCCgacaaattggtgctttcattgagagcacgagatATATTCAAAGCGTGCTCCAAATCCATCTTTCACacatttttttcaaacaacaaTGGTTGATACAAGACGTACGAAGAGTAACGCCACCACGATAGGCCCATCTCATGGTTTCGTGGTGGAAACCTCAATGCAACCGCACGGAATCATGGCTGCCAACGCCTTGCAGTCGTCTTCTAGTGCTTTGCAGCCGCCTTCAGCTGCTAGAATTGCAGAACAGCCGCCACATGACTCCGGAACCTCCACAGCCTTGCAGTTGCCAGCGCCGATTACCGGAGCTGCTCTGCCTCGCTGTCCTGCCTTTGTAGCACAGCAGCAGCCACACCACTCAACTACCGGATTTGCTGCGTAGCCCCATGGCTACTCCGACGTCGTCCCAGTCTTGGAGTAGATccattctctccctcctctgcGATCACACTTGACATATGCACCTGTGTACGCGTCTAATGAAGCCCTAGCCCATATGCCGTTGGGCCCGATGCACAACACTCTACTTGACCCGTACAGTCAGGTGGACCATAACTCACGGGTCGATCAACTCACACAGAAGGTCGATGATCAAAACAATCTAATTGGCCAGCTACTCAGGCAGATCAACTTGAATCAAGGCCCTAACCTTGGACCCCGTGACGAGGATAGGAGGGCACACGAGCATGCCAGCGAGCAGTTCGAGAGGTCTCAGGCTAGTCAAACAATGGCAAACaggcaagagagagagcggGATCGAGCAGATGAGACGCAGACAGCCGCGAGCCATACTCTGAGCCGTTTAAGGCTAGGACCAAGGACCAATGTGCTCGAGAGGCTAGGCCCACAGTCCAATGTCCAAGCCCGCTTATGCCCACAAGGAGCTCGAGTTCGTGAGCAGTCGGGTGACGAGCGCAATGACCGACGCCCACCAGCCCGCTCAAGGACCAACACGCAACGGCAAGCTGTAGAGGAATACTCACAAGCTCAATCTCCTAATCTGCCCCACGGGCAGGGCACCCAAGGGGATCGACCCTTGGGAACCGAGGAAGAAGTTAGCCAGCCGCGCTCGAGACACCGAAGACATCGACCTAAGCGACCCTCCTTGCGGGCAGAAGATGTTGATCGACGCCCACCAATCCGCTCGAGGACCAACAAGCGGCGACAAGTTGTAGAGGAATCCTCACAAGCTCAATCTCCTAATCTGCCCCACGGGCAGAGCACCCAAGGGGATCGACCCTTGGGAACCAAGGAAGAAGTTAGCCAGTCGCGCTTGAGGCACCGAAGACGCCAGCCCGAAACTCCAGCCCTGCAAGCAGAGGATGTCGAGAAGCTAGTAAATGACAGATTCCAAGCTCTCCAACTTAAAAGAAGCACGGAGGAGGCCCTGCACAAGGAAATTGATCGAGTCGACTACTCGCCCTTTACCGACAAAGTGGAACGAGCACCTCCACAGAAGCGGTTCACAAAGCCATCCATCACTCCATTCAAGGGGGACTCTGACCCTGAGAGCCATTTGAGGCACTTCAAGAGCGCCATGATCCTGTACAAGGCAGACGATGCCCAGATGTGCAAAGTGTTCGCGATGACCCTGCGAGGAGCAGCTCAAGATTGGTTCCACACTCTACTTTCTGCGTCGATAGAAAACTTTAAAGAGTTAGCCCGCATCTTCACAAAAGAGTACACCTCCTATAAGACGGTCAGAAAGCATGCGGACCATCTGTTCAACCTGCACAAGAAGCCAGATGAGTCTCTTCGAGACTACCTGAGATAGTTTAAGGCTGAGAAGGCTAACATCGTAGGATACAATGACCAAGTTGCATCCTCAGCTTTCAAGAAGGGCTTGCCAACCGAGCACGAGCTATATCGGGAGCTGGCCATAACATCAAGTCAAACCTTGGCAGAAGTGTTCGCGAAGACAGAACGCTACGCCCTTTGGGACGATGATCTTATCGCCGCAAAGAAAGCCA comes from Prunus dulcis chromosome 6, ALMONDv2, whole genome shotgun sequence and encodes:
- the LOC117630466 gene encoding uncharacterized protein LOC117630466, whose product is MGSDHCPILVETSSRLIAGPKPFRFEAVWAEDLECESMVQQGWDLASNGDNLSRWVLSLKSCELKLRKWSKLKFKDRRFQIDFLYGELKGLQNFMEDADVRVHADTIISSIDSLWELEEIFWHQRSRVKWLTSGDSNSRFFHISTLQRRQYNRILRLKSLSGNWLVTEPSIHLAFDDYFRNLFKTVGPRDWSKVLLCTPSIVSADMNDSLTRPLSLDEVQAAAAQLGSLKAPGPDGFPGLFYQRYWSTVSSVVNDSASDFFNFGHQIVNLNMTHIVLIPKILHPEELGQFRPISLCNNSYKLLAKILANRLKVILPNIISSHQNAFVPHRQIQDNVLLAHEAFHHLRLKKSICKFELGLKLDMNKAYDRIEWDFLQAMMYKMGFNDQWVSLIMRCVSSVSFAVMLNGKVGSQFCPSRGLRQGDPLSPYLFLLVSEALSNMISYNSSLGQLQGIYLHNRCPMLTHLFFADDSIFFLAATNHNCVVMEEILFDYCLASGQLINLDKSNIFFSPNTPLWVRKDLCWIFGIKEADNPGNYLGLPTIWGRSKKEALNYIKERILGKVQGWKQKHLSQAGKETLIKAVLFAIPSYPMSCFKLPITLCREIDSLIANFWWGNNSVGGNKIHWKRWELMGLSKAAGGMGFKNLGYFNDAMLARQAWRIICNPGALWVQILKGLYFPDCSFLEAQKGGRASWAWSSILVGRDIILSGAHWQILNGSSTSIWADKWIPGIPGGYLRPCLPVPVDAPVKVCELIDWNHGVWNLLPIAHLISQHELNAISAIPIGGSVSGDRLVWPWVKSGNFTVKSGYNWIVNQNIRCPLANAQSSHTISLDTWKIIWESKTLPKVKQFLWRAVSNILPSFLNLYKRRLSTSHLCPICLESPESIEHMLVLCPWTACVWFGSAIGYRVDLQNFTSLDRWLGSLLRGESMFSPNSRWILSVVAFTCWHIWKARCKFVYNDIPIVPAATRSRACLAVSEFWNVTKKPVLGSVGMPIQISSPHPSHWLPPISSYVKINTDGSWKSGSAMAGVGVIIRKIAGSCIGGLAAQVRAQSPLMAEVLALKHGLLRAKELNLVNVVVESDSQVAINSVLGDVSSSNWELYPILKDIRFLKASFTNLNWAWVPREANRSADAVASLARKGMCLESWLVRPPSFLVHILSRDGLPCPPPGA